CTTAATCAAAATACAGATTTATCGatattttttaagtaaactttttgtaatgttttttccttttctaatAATACAAAGGAGTTAATTAGATATTTCAAGATTATAGGAAAATTGTTATCTATAACCCTATACGATTGGTTACGTGCATAAGAAGTTAGTGGCTAATCATATCCAAACTTGGTGATTTTTATACGATTTGATTGCATAGCGATAAACTtgttaacaaattaaaaagctcttgtattctctgttttgtgctGCAATATATTAAACAGTCTACTTCATTTCTGGTATAATTCAAAGGCGGCACTAATATTACTAAATAATCTCTGATATGATCTATATTTAGTTAATAAATTACCATAATGATAAAGGATAtttaacaagtaacaacattaACTGGCAACAAAACCATCCATGAACTACTTCGgtgtaaaataaaaactgaaaattttagATAACAAATGTTACTCTAAAATTAGtgtttataaacaaaacaatttctctAAAATCTTCATTCTTAATAACCCTCTCTTTAAGCTTTTtcgaaacaaaagaaataagatgAAGAAGTCATCACCattgctctgtttctctcttgctttgttttctctccTCTCATCTCCTTCCTCTTCCACTCGTATAATCTCCTCCATTGTCCCCTCCGCCGCTCCTTCTCCCGCCGTAGCCCCCACCACCGACGGCGACGTAGACGAAAACGATTTCTCCGCCTTCACGCAATGGAACATTTTAAACCTAACGGACCTTAAAAGTACCTTTAAAAACCTCCCGGATTTCTCTAAGCTCAACATCTCATCCCTTCACGTGTCACCCGCCGTTGGCTCCGTCTGCTCTAACACCGACTACGCCGCCGAATGCATCGTCTCAATCCTCCCACTCCTCCGTGACTTCCGCAAATTCGAGCCAAAACCCATCGACGTCCTTCGAATGGAGATGAGTGCGCTCTACGAGAAAGCTAACGCCACGCTTGACTTAGCCAAGCGTCTCATCGTGGATAAGTCAACGCCGCGTGACGTGGCTGATGTATTGGACTTGTGTGTCGATAACTACGAGTCGCTTCTCGATGATCTTAAAGATGCTTCCGTAGCCGTCGATGATGGAGACTTTGAACGGCTCGAGAGTGTGGTCAGTGCTGCGATCGCTGATGTGGTGACTTGCTCTGACGCGTTCGCTGAGTCGTCGGAGCTTGAGTCGCCGATGGCTAACGTTGatgattttcttaagaaacttTGTAGCAATGTCTTGGCTATTTCTCAGATGATCCACATGTAAATGCGTAAGTATATTAATGATAAAGAGATATAGTacaacgaaaaaaataatatagatacTAAAGTtacgcaaaaaaaaatttcttccAAATTATCAAAATGTGAAGTCttgaatttgagaaaaaaaaaagtgtatggTAATGAGttcaaaaatgtaaatgttattaataatgtacaaattattattaaagtCAGTAAGTTGATTCAGAAGAGAAATGTAtagtttcttcttaaattttcTGATGAGAATTGTAGGAAATCAAATTACTACTATTTAACCATTTTAGAATTATGATccatttgaatatatttttcaacatatcataaactttataaaagaATTTTGGAAGAGGTATTTATGGTTGGCCCAGTTATATCTGTTTCACACAAAGCCCATAAACACATAATTTTCGAACATGCATATTTATGTTTGGCccatttctctgtttcacaCAAAGCCCATAAACACATATTCTGGAACAgatatttattgtttaatgctttaattctaaaatttccTCTTTGAAAACAACACGTGACAATCGCGTTTTGTAAGTACCGAAAGGCGTTAGCGTGTAATATAATCGGACCTAAAATTGACCCGTCCCAATCCTAAATTAACGGGTTCAAAACCCGACCCGATAACACACACACAGATATCACCACCATTAGTCTCACTtcgaagaagcaaaacaaaatccccAAATTTTCAACAAGGATAAGAGCCGGAAGCTCATCGCCGGTGAACGGAACTAGGGTTTCATTCATCCCCAAATTGATAACAAGAAAATGGCTCATGCTTGCGTCTCTACATCGGCTTCTTCTCTCAGATTCACAGCTGGATTCGTCTCCGCTAGTCCCAATGGCTCCTCTTTCGATTCTCCCAagctttctcttcctttcgAGCCTCTCCGTTCAAGGTTTTTTTGCCATTTTCCACTTTTCTTCACTCTCGAAACTATGGATTCTTTAGATTAACTTAGGGATTGTGTTTGCAGGAAGACGAATAAGTTAGTTAGCGATAGAAAGAATTGGAAGAATTCAACTCCGAAAGCTGTATATTCCGGCAATCTCTGGACACCGGAGATTCCGTCTCCTCAAGGAGTTTGGTCCATTAGGTGAAACTTGAGCTTTTAACCATGTTCTTGAACTGTGTGATTTTGAACTCTTTTTGATGGTCAAGTCTGGATAAATTTGTTACTTTGCAGAGATGATTTACAAGTCCCTTCTTCGCCGTATTTTCCTGCTTATGCTCAAGGACAAGGACCACCTCCTATGGTGCAAGAACGTTTCCAGAGTATCATTAGTCAGCTCTTCCAATATGTAAACTTATGAAATCTACTCTTTCTTTAAGATTGATTATCATAGTTTCTAGCTTAGTGTTAATGAATGGTTTCgtttgttttgatcttttagaGGATTATTCGCTGTGGTGGTGCTGTGGATGACGATATGGCAAACATAATTGTAGCTCAACTCCTGTATCTTGATGCTGTTGATCCTACTAAGGTCAGATATTGTTGAATTCTAATTCATGTCTTGTTACTTGATTCAGATGTTTTGCTTTAGGATTCTGATATTTGCTTATGTTGAACAGGATATTGTCATGTATGTTAATTCTCCTGGTGGATCAGTTACAGCTGGTAATAACAACTTTGTCAGCTTactctttatcttttttccGGTTTTATGGTTAATGACTCGTGCATCTCTTACTTTACCCAGGCATGGCTATATTCGATACTATGAGGCACATCCGGCCTGATGTGTCCACTGTTTGTGTTGGTCTAGCTGCTAGGTAAAACTTTCACCATCCTTTCACTCTCATTATCTCTTGATTTTCTTAGGTTCCTTGGTAAATTGataatttctcttttcaatGTGGTTAACTGTTCTTGATCTTTTGTTGGATTCATGACCAAAAGTTACCAGTTAAAAACATAGTGTTTCTCGAAAACACGGAATCCTTTTTTATCTGTGTGGTTGAATGTTTCCTAGATTATGACATCCTCCTCTTTTTCTGTGTTGGTTTTCTTATGAACAGTATGGGAGCTTTTCTGCTTAGTGCTGGAACCAAAGGTAGTCTCTTAATCCTTTCAATCATTAGTAAAAATCTTTTAGTGAAGTCTTatgaatttcatttttctgatgTGAGTCATGCTTTATTCGTAAAACTGTAGGAAAAAGATACAGTCTACCAAACTCAAGGATAATGATCCATCAGCCGCTTGGTGGAGCTCAAGGTGGCCAAACCGACATTGACATTCAGGTCATTCATCCTCGCCTTTATATTTCGGTTTTTAATCCCAGTCATCTTCTTAAGTTCTTGGAGCGACTAGATTGATTTGAATATCAGATGATTTTGAAACCTAACCACACAAGTTCATGGTCTGAAACCAGGCAAATGAAATGCTGCATCACAAGGCAAACCTAAACGGTTACCTCGCATACCACACTGGTCAAAGCCTGGAGAAGATAAACCAGGACACAGACCGTGATTTCTTCATGAGTgccaaagaagcaaaagagtaTGGACTTATCGACGGTGTTATCATGAACCCTCTTAAAGCTCTCCAGCCACTTGCAGCAGCTTAATCGCCTAAAGGTAGTGGTTCAGCTTTAGCACTTGTTCTTTTTTGGGCCTTTGATGAACTGAGATTTTCCATGAAATATGTTTCTATTCTACAAGGAAAATCAGATTTGTTTGGGATCAAACTCTGTAGTTGATACATACATGAAGACCAAAGTAAAGTTTCTTACTGTGCTGTTTGATTGAACAACCTATgatcttttaatttgttttactgAATCTGGTAGTTACACCCAGCTTTGTAGCAACATTCATAATAAGGCTTTTGATGTTGACTGTCTTTAGTGGTAAGGAGTAGAAGATTGATGCATTTTTATCTGACTTCCATTTTCAAACTGAAAGTTACAACTCCACTAATCCTGACTTTGTCAATTATTATCACAAGGATTTATAACTAACTTTTCTATTGAGTTATTTATTACCTGTCACTCGAGacctttaatttattatcctctttttctaaaaaaatcaGGATATGTTTAATATAACCTTTAATCTACTTATAGTATTACTACATATTCACACGTATTTGTGATctaattgagaagaaaaaaaagatatcgGGGAACTTTATTCATGTAATGGTCGAACACTAAGATATGTTGGGTCCGTCGGATGCATTTATGTGAAagactagattttaatttgcggtgtaccgcgggaacaatttattttttaaagttagtatatataaaagtttacaaattgtatctatttataaaatatttttattttatagtttacaaatattattaaataacgtcctgtcaaacccgtcccgtaaaaaaactcatttattttattaatgttgatcttatttatgatatgtttatgaatcattgtctaaatattttgtaattttatagtaattaaatgctatcaaattaTATCTCTACgctttgatgattataatcgaattgttatagttaTGGAGAAaagtaatattaaaaatgataattttgtaataattaaatgatattaaatattttggaagttttattttagtaaataatcgtgtagttaatgtggagagattttaggaagattgttaaatgtcaaatatttaattcgaatattttttttataattatcaaaaacaagcATTAA
This sequence is a window from Arabidopsis thaliana chromosome 1 sequence. Protein-coding genes within it:
- the CLPP5 gene encoding nuclear encoded CLP protease 5 (nuclear encoded CLP protease 5 (CLPP5); FUNCTIONS IN: serine-type endopeptidase activity; INVOLVED IN: peptidyl-cysteine S-nitrosylation; LOCATED IN: in 7 components; EXPRESSED IN: 23 plant structures; EXPRESSED DURING: 14 growth stages; CONTAINS InterPro DOMAIN/s: Peptidase S14, ClpP, active site (InterPro:IPR018215), Peptidase S14, ClpP (InterPro:IPR001907); BEST Arabidopsis thaliana protein match is: CLP protease proteolytic subunit 3 (TAIR:AT1G66670.1); Has 13512 Blast hits to 13510 proteins in 3028 species: Archae - 2; Bacteria - 8525; Metazoa - 147; Fungi - 82; Plants - 1082; Viruses - 85; Other Eukaryotes - 3589 (source: NCBI BLink).), whose product is MAHACVSTSASSLRFTAGFVSASPNGSSFDSPKLSLPFEPLRSRKTNKLVSDRKNWKNSTPKAVYSGNLWTPEIPSPQGVWSIRDDLQVPSSPYFPAYAQGQGPPPMVQERFQSIISQLFQYRIIRCGGAVDDDMANIIVAQLLYLDAVDPTKDIVMYVNSPGGSVTAGMAIFDTMRHIRPDVSTVCVGLAASMGAFLLSAGTKGKRYSLPNSRIMIHQPLGGAQGGQTDIDIQANEMLHHKANLNGYLAYHTGQSLEKINQDTDRDFFMSAKEAKEYGLIDGVIMNPLKALQPLAAA
- a CDS encoding Plant invertase/pectin methylesterase inhibitor superfamily protein (Plant invertase/pectin methylesterase inhibitor superfamily protein; FUNCTIONS IN: enzyme inhibitor activity, pectinesterase inhibitor activity, pectinesterase activity; INVOLVED IN: biological_process unknown; LOCATED IN: endomembrane system; CONTAINS InterPro DOMAIN/s: Pectinesterase inhibitor (InterPro:IPR006501); BEST Arabidopsis thaliana protein match is: Plant invertase/pectin methylesterase inhibitor superfamily protein (TAIR:AT2G47340.1); Has 183 Blast hits to 176 proteins in 22 species: Archae - 0; Bacteria - 0; Metazoa - 1; Fungi - 0; Plants - 182; Viruses - 0; Other Eukaryotes - 0 (source: NCBI BLink).), translating into MKKSSPLLCFSLALFSLLSSPSSSTRIISSIVPSAAPSPAVAPTTDGDVDENDFSAFTQWNILNLTDLKSTFKNLPDFSKLNISSLHVSPAVGSVCSNTDYAAECIVSILPLLRDFRKFEPKPIDVLRMEMSALYEKANATLDLAKRLIVDKSTPRDVADVLDLCVDNYESLLDDLKDASVAVDDGDFERLESVVSAAIADVVTCSDAFAESSELESPMANVDDFLKKLCSNVLAISQMIHM